One Benincasa hispida cultivar B227 chromosome 5, ASM972705v1, whole genome shotgun sequence genomic window carries:
- the LOC120077122 gene encoding uncharacterized protein LOC120077122, whose translation MRFFRKIAGILGFSKDDSHDVKHEDDDVDSDNHAPDRVHMHGTGLPRRGFSVPVQVAVNRSNPGPILRPSTSGDGGVQGLTWYAKRLRVDEDGDVAEQFLEEVIPEVQTSTTDHPKPFPRFQINNRNRPAKVENQVILREGKLQQCIEHQGKLLLV comes from the exons ATGAGGTTCTTCAGGAAGATTGCAGGAATTCTAGGGTTTTCCAAGGACGATTCTCACGATGTCAAGCATGAAGATGACGACGTTGATTCCGATAATCATGCTCCCGATCGCGTCCATATGCACGGCACTGGTCTTCCTCGGAGAGGCTTCAGCGTCCCAGTCCAAGTCGCAGTTAATCGCTCTAACCCCGGCCCTATTCTTCGTCCCTCTACTTCCGGCGATGGTGGAGTTCAG ggtttgacaTGGTATGCAAAGCGTCTTCGAGTTGATGAAGATGGAGATGTAGCTGAACAGTTCCTGGAGGAGGTCATACCTGAAGTTCAAACCAGTACTACAGACCATCCAAAGCCATTTCCACGATTTCAGATAAATAATAGAAATAGACCAGCTAAAGTAGAGAACCAAGTTATATTGCGGGAAGGTAAACTTCAACAATGTATTGAACATCAAGGTAAATTGTTATTGGTATGA